The Janthinobacterium lividum genome has a window encoding:
- a CDS encoding PTS fructose transporter subunit IIA, translating to MVGILLMTHAPLGQAFIAACAHVFRGPTERFEAIDVVADQDLAEVQKLASDAICRLDDGSGVLVITDVKGGTPSNCCNKLADAGRVEVIAGISLPMLLRAITYRRDTLDVVVEMALAGAQSGAVRVDNRIRVGE from the coding sequence ATGGTAGGGATTTTGCTCATGACACATGCACCGCTGGGACAGGCGTTCATCGCCGCCTGCGCGCATGTGTTTCGGGGGCCAACGGAACGTTTTGAAGCCATCGACGTCGTCGCCGACCAGGACCTGGCGGAAGTGCAGAAGCTGGCGTCGGACGCCATCTGTCGCCTCGACGATGGCTCCGGCGTGCTGGTGATTACCGACGTGAAGGGCGGCACGCCGTCGAACTGCTGCAACAAGCTGGCCGATGCGGGGCGGGTGGAAGTCATCGCCGGCATCAGCCTGCCGATGCTGCTGCGCGCCATCACATATCGCCGCGACACGCTCGACGTGGTGGTGGAGATGGCGCTGGCCGGTGCGCAAAGCGGCGCCGTGCGCGTCGATAACCGCATCCGCGTGGGCGAATAA
- the gshB gene encoding glutathione synthase — protein sequence MKIAFLADPLAGFKTYKDSTFAMMREAAKRGHAVYAFEQKDMALEEGIVTARVQHIELTGDEHDWYKVVSTEEVRLSTLDAIIERKDPPFDMEYVYGTYLLELAEKQGARVFNKPSAIRDNNEKLAIAQFSEFTSPTLVTSNEARLRAFHAKHQDVIFKPLDGMGGTGIFRVKADGLNLGAIIETLSENGAQTIMAQRFIADIVKGDKRILVIGGKPVPFSLARIPQAGEVRGNLAAGGTGVAQPLTARDLEIAEKLGPILAARGLMLVGLDVIGDYLTEVNVTSPTCFQEIMQQTGFDVAAMFVDAVEHGVAQTQQR from the coding sequence ATGAAAATTGCATTCCTTGCCGACCCGCTGGCAGGCTTCAAGACTTACAAAGATTCCACCTTCGCCATGATGCGCGAGGCGGCCAAACGCGGCCACGCCGTGTATGCCTTCGAACAGAAAGACATGGCGCTGGAAGAGGGCATCGTCACGGCCCGTGTGCAGCATATCGAGCTGACGGGCGACGAACACGACTGGTACAAGGTGGTCTCCACCGAAGAAGTGCGCCTGTCGACCCTGGACGCCATCATCGAGCGCAAGGACCCGCCGTTCGACATGGAATACGTGTACGGCACGTATCTGCTGGAACTGGCGGAAAAGCAGGGCGCGCGCGTCTTCAACAAGCCGTCCGCCATCCGCGACAACAATGAAAAGCTGGCTATCGCCCAGTTTTCCGAATTCACCTCGCCGACCCTGGTGACGTCGAACGAAGCGCGCTTGCGCGCTTTCCACGCTAAGCACCAGGACGTCATCTTCAAGCCGCTCGACGGCATGGGCGGCACGGGCATCTTCCGCGTCAAGGCCGATGGCCTGAACCTGGGCGCCATCATCGAGACCTTGAGCGAGAACGGCGCGCAGACCATCATGGCGCAGCGTTTTATCGCCGACATCGTCAAGGGCGACAAGCGCATCCTCGTTATCGGCGGCAAGCCGGTGCCGTTTTCGCTGGCGCGCATCCCGCAGGCGGGCGAAGTACGCGGCAACCTGGCGGCCGGCGGCACGGGCGTGGCGCAGCCCTTGACGGCGCGCGACCTGGAAATCGCAGAAAAGCTGGGCCCGATCCTGGCCGCGCGTGGCCTGATGCTGGTAGGATTGGACGTGATCGGCGACTATCTGACGGAAGTCAATGTCACCAGCCCGACCTGCTTCCAGGAAATCATGCAGCAGACGGGGTTTGACGTGGCGGCCATGTTTGTCGACGCCGTCGAGCACGGCGTTGCGCAAACGCAGCAGCGCTAG
- the amt gene encoding ammonium transporter, whose product MHKNITKLLAGIACLCAFGIATPSFADAPAKTEAATTTAVAAPAVTPVPDAAAPVAAAPAPAAAAPAAAPVANKGDTSFMMISTLLVILMTIPGLALFYGGLVRSKNMLSVLMQVFMVFALVIVLWCIYGYSIAFTEKTAFFGGFDRLFLNGIWDPAKGTFAAAATFSKGVVIPEFVFVAFQGTFAAITCALIVGAFAERAKFAAVLAFVVLWFTFAYLPAAHMVWFWTGPDLITNAATSASEALKAGWIWQKGALDFAGGTVVHINAAVAGLVGAIMIGKRVGYGRESMAPHSLTMTMIGASLLWVGWFGFNAGSSLEAGDVAALAFVNTLLATAAATLSWVFGEWISKGKPSMLGGASGAVAGLVAITPAAGFVGPMGGLVIGLLAGVICLWGVNGLKRLIGADDSLDVFGVHGVGGILGALLTGVFAAPQLGGQGIFDYVTNKMSADPYSIGHQVWVQAQAVGTTIIWSAVVSVIAYKLVDIVIGLRVPEEEEREGLDITSHGEQAYHG is encoded by the coding sequence ATGCATAAAAATATAACAAAATTGCTCGCCGGGATAGCCTGCCTGTGTGCGTTTGGCATTGCCACGCCGAGCTTTGCCGATGCTCCCGCCAAGACGGAGGCGGCCACGACCACGGCCGTCGCCGCCCCCGCCGTCACGCCGGTTCCTGACGCAGCAGCACCGGTGGCCGCCGCTCCGGCCCCGGCCGCTGCAGCGCCAGCCGCCGCGCCCGTGGCCAACAAGGGCGACACCAGTTTCATGATGATCAGCACCTTGCTGGTGATCTTGATGACGATCCCCGGCCTGGCCCTGTTCTACGGCGGCCTGGTGCGCTCGAAGAACATGCTGTCGGTGCTGATGCAAGTGTTCATGGTGTTCGCGCTGGTTATCGTGCTGTGGTGTATTTATGGCTACTCGATCGCCTTCACGGAAAAAACCGCCTTCTTCGGTGGCTTCGACCGCCTGTTCCTGAACGGTATCTGGGATCCTGCCAAGGGCACGTTTGCCGCCGCCGCCACCTTCAGCAAAGGCGTCGTCATTCCCGAGTTCGTCTTTGTCGCCTTCCAGGGCACGTTTGCCGCCATCACCTGTGCGCTGATCGTCGGCGCCTTTGCCGAGCGCGCCAAGTTTGCCGCCGTGCTGGCTTTCGTCGTGCTGTGGTTCACGTTCGCCTACCTGCCAGCCGCCCATATGGTGTGGTTCTGGACCGGTCCTGACCTGATCACCAATGCCGCCACCTCGGCCAGCGAAGCCCTGAAGGCTGGCTGGATCTGGCAAAAAGGCGCGCTGGACTTCGCCGGCGGCACCGTGGTGCACATCAACGCCGCTGTCGCCGGTCTGGTGGGCGCCATCATGATCGGCAAGCGCGTCGGCTACGGCCGCGAATCGATGGCACCGCACTCGCTGACGATGACCATGATCGGCGCGTCGCTGCTGTGGGTGGGCTGGTTCGGTTTTAATGCCGGTTCCTCGCTGGAAGCGGGCGACGTGGCTGCCCTGGCCTTCGTCAACACCTTGCTGGCAACGGCTGCCGCCACCCTGTCGTGGGTGTTTGGCGAGTGGATCAGCAAAGGCAAGCCATCCATGCTCGGTGGCGCTTCCGGCGCCGTGGCCGGCCTGGTGGCGATCACCCCGGCGGCCGGCTTTGTCGGCCCGATGGGCGGCCTGGTCATCGGCTTGCTGGCTGGTGTCATCTGCCTGTGGGGCGTGAATGGCCTGAAGCGCCTGATCGGCGCCGACGATTCGCTCGACGTGTTCGGCGTGCATGGCGTGGGCGGTATCCTCGGTGCCTTGCTGACGGGTGTGTTTGCTGCACCACAACTGGGCGGTCAAGGCATCTTCGACTATGTCACCAACAAGATGTCGGCGGATCCGTACTCGATCGGCCACCAGGTGTGGGTACAGGCGCAAGCCGTCGGCACCACCATCATCTGGTCTGCCGTCGTCTCCGTCATCGCCTACAAGCTGGTCGACATCGTCATCGGTCTGCGCGTACCGGAAGAAGAAGAGCGCGAAGGCCTCGATATCACCAGCCACGGCGAGCAGGCTTACCATGGCTAA
- a CDS encoding P-II family nitrogen regulator: protein MKMITAIIKPFKLDEVREALSAINVQGITVTEVKGFGRQKGHTELYRGAEYVVDFLPKTKIEAAVDDAIVDQAIEAIEGAARTGKIGDGKIFVYNLEQVIRIRTGETGNEAL from the coding sequence ATGAAAATGATTACAGCAATCATTAAACCGTTCAAACTGGACGAAGTGCGCGAAGCCTTGTCGGCTATCAATGTGCAAGGCATTACCGTCACCGAAGTGAAAGGTTTCGGCCGGCAGAAAGGTCACACGGAACTCTACCGTGGCGCTGAGTATGTCGTTGATTTCTTGCCAAAGACCAAGATTGAAGCGGCCGTCGATGACGCCATTGTCGACCAGGCCATCGAAGCGATCGAAGGTGCCGCGCGTACCGGTAAAATCGGTGACGGCAAGATTTTCGTCTACAACCTGGAACAGGTCATCCGCATCCGTACCGGTGAAACCGGCAACGAAGCGCTCTAA
- a CDS encoding TorF family putative porin has product MKNLSKNMTLAAALTLAMTAMCGSAMAQDAVAAPAAAEAVPDNVVSYNVALTSDYRYRGISQSRLKPAISGGADYTHNPTGLYVGTWLSSIKWIKDGGGDTNLEWDIYGGKRGEISKDFTYDVGGLYYFYPSNGLSTNANTFELYGQLGYGPVYIKYSHSTTNLFGVADSKNSGYLDVGANVEVHDGYMLNLHAGRQKVEHNDSLSYSDYKIGVTKDFGVVTVALAAVKANITSLAPNGKNLAKSGLVLTVSKTF; this is encoded by the coding sequence ATGAAGAATCTGTCCAAGAACATGACTTTAGCTGCAGCGTTGACGCTGGCCATGACTGCCATGTGCGGTAGCGCCATGGCTCAGGATGCAGTGGCGGCGCCTGCTGCGGCCGAAGCCGTACCTGATAACGTGGTGAGCTACAACGTGGCGCTGACCAGCGACTACCGTTACCGCGGCATCTCGCAAAGCCGCTTGAAACCGGCCATCAGCGGTGGTGCCGACTATACCCATAACCCAACGGGCCTGTATGTGGGCACCTGGCTGTCGAGCATCAAATGGATCAAGGACGGCGGCGGCGATACCAATCTGGAATGGGATATCTACGGCGGCAAGCGGGGCGAGATCAGCAAGGATTTTACCTATGACGTGGGCGGCCTGTACTATTTCTATCCCTCGAATGGACTGAGCACCAATGCCAACACGTTCGAGCTGTACGGCCAGCTCGGCTACGGCCCGGTCTATATCAAGTACTCGCATTCGACCACCAATCTGTTCGGTGTTGCCGACAGCAAGAACAGCGGCTACCTCGACGTGGGCGCCAACGTCGAGGTGCATGATGGCTACATGCTGAACCTGCATGCGGGGCGTCAGAAGGTCGAGCACAACGATTCCCTCAGCTACAGCGACTACAAGATCGGCGTGACCAAGGATTTTGGCGTAGTGACCGTGGCTCTGGCAGCCGTTAAAGCCAATATCACGTCGCTGGCACCGAACGGCAAGAACCTGGCGAAATCCGGTCTCGTGCTGACCGTGTCCAAAACCTTTTAA
- a CDS encoding accessory factor UbiK family protein, with product MDMNTFFNDLQGKIHQAIENSPAKDIEKNVKSMMTQGFARLDLVTREEFDIQAQVLAKTRAKLDALELRLIELETRLNESKA from the coding sequence ATGGACATGAATACCTTCTTTAACGACTTGCAAGGCAAGATCCATCAAGCCATCGAAAACTCGCCGGCCAAGGATATCGAGAAAAACGTGAAATCGATGATGACCCAGGGCTTTGCCCGCCTCGATCTCGTCACGCGCGAGGAATTCGATATCCAGGCGCAAGTGCTGGCCAAGACCCGCGCCAAACTGGACGCACTGGAGTTGCGCCTGATCGAACTGGAAACGCGCCTGAACGAGTCCAAGGCGTAA
- a CDS encoding YifB family Mg chelatase-like AAA ATPase, whose translation MSLAVLKSRALAGMEAPEVSVEVHLANGLPSFTIVGLPDTEVKESRDRVRAALQNCGFDMPARRITANLAPADLPKESGRFDLPIALGILAASGQLPGDQLHHYEFAGELSLSGQLRPIRGALAMTFAMQRSQSGTPRAFILPQANADEAALVSDACIYPAHSLLEVCAHFAAHASQTALQRHRPVLAAHAFPYPDFADVQGQQQARRALEVAAAGGHNVLMVGPPGAGKTMLASRFPGVLPPMSDEEALESAAVHSLGGNFKVEHWKRRPYRAPHQTASGVALVGGGNVPRPGEISLAHCGVLFLDEIAEFQRRVLDVLRQPMESGVINISRAARQAEFPARFQLIAAMNPCPCGYLGHASGRCRCTPDAVLRYHNRLSGPLLDRIDLQIEVAAMPPAALGRHAGAGESTQAIATRVAAAFALQLARQGKSNQRLSNVEIEQHCRLEPHGEQLLHGAMTRLHWSARTYHRVLRVARSIADLADSAAITPPHVAEAIQYRRVLREI comes from the coding sequence ATGAGTCTGGCCGTCCTGAAAAGCCGCGCCCTGGCCGGCATGGAGGCGCCCGAGGTAAGTGTCGAAGTCCACCTTGCCAATGGCTTGCCGTCCTTTACGATTGTCGGTCTGCCGGATACGGAAGTGAAGGAATCGCGCGACCGCGTTCGTGCCGCGCTGCAAAACTGCGGCTTTGACATGCCTGCGCGGCGCATCACGGCCAATCTGGCGCCGGCAGACTTGCCCAAGGAATCGGGCCGCTTCGACTTGCCCATTGCGCTGGGCATCCTGGCCGCCTCCGGCCAGTTGCCGGGCGACCAATTACACCACTATGAATTCGCGGGCGAACTGTCGCTATCGGGCCAGTTGCGCCCCATCCGCGGCGCCCTGGCCATGACTTTTGCCATGCAGCGCAGCCAGTCGGGTACGCCACGCGCCTTCATCCTGCCGCAGGCGAACGCGGACGAGGCGGCTCTCGTCAGCGATGCCTGCATTTATCCTGCCCACAGCCTGCTCGAGGTCTGCGCGCATTTTGCCGCACACGCCAGCCAGACTGCCCTGCAACGCCACCGGCCCGTGCTGGCAGCGCACGCTTTTCCCTATCCCGACTTTGCCGACGTGCAAGGGCAGCAGCAGGCGCGACGCGCACTGGAAGTGGCGGCAGCGGGCGGTCACAACGTCCTGATGGTGGGGCCACCGGGTGCAGGCAAGACCATGCTGGCCAGCCGCTTCCCCGGCGTACTGCCGCCCATGAGCGATGAAGAGGCGCTGGAATCGGCTGCCGTGCATTCGCTGGGCGGCAACTTCAAAGTTGAGCATTGGAAACGCCGCCCCTATCGCGCCCCGCACCAGACAGCGTCGGGCGTGGCCCTGGTGGGCGGCGGCAACGTGCCGCGTCCGGGAGAAATCTCGCTGGCACACTGCGGCGTGCTGTTTCTCGATGAAATCGCCGAATTCCAGCGCCGGGTGCTCGATGTGCTGCGCCAACCCATGGAATCGGGCGTCATCAACATTTCGCGCGCGGCCCGCCAGGCAGAGTTTCCTGCGCGTTTTCAATTGATCGCCGCGATGAATCCCTGCCCGTGCGGCTATCTGGGCCACGCTTCCGGCCGTTGCCGCTGTACGCCAGACGCCGTGCTCCGTTATCACAATCGCCTGTCCGGCCCATTGCTCGACCGTATCGACCTGCAGATTGAAGTGGCCGCCATGCCGCCGGCGGCGCTGGGGCGACATGCAGGCGCCGGCGAAAGTACGCAAGCCATCGCCACCCGGGTAGCGGCAGCCTTTGCCTTGCAGCTGGCACGCCAGGGAAAATCAAACCAGCGCTTGAGCAACGTGGAAATCGAACAGCATTGTCGCCTGGAACCACATGGCGAACAGTTGTTGCATGGCGCTATGACGCGCCTGCATTGGTCGGCCCGTACCTACCACCGGGTACTGCGCGTGGCGCGCAGCATCGCGGATCTGGCGGACAGCGCCGCCATCACGCCGCCGCATGTCGCCGAAGCGATCCAGTACCGGCGCGTGCTGCGCGAGATATAA
- a CDS encoding DUF1840 domain-containing protein, translated as MLISFKSKSSPEVLMYQEHAQRILDILHKNPTRGVITPAEAGDALALLEKEVAESKLHPENDIEHDVHTPETLEDGETGAHARAQKVHFSQRAYPLMEMLRAAKAEGESITWGI; from the coding sequence ATGTTGATCTCATTCAAATCCAAATCTTCCCCTGAAGTGCTGATGTACCAGGAACATGCCCAGCGTATCCTCGACATCCTGCACAAGAATCCTACGCGCGGCGTCATCACGCCAGCGGAAGCGGGCGATGCCCTGGCCTTGCTGGAAAAAGAAGTCGCGGAAAGCAAACTGCATCCGGAAAATGACATCGAACACGATGTGCATACGCCGGAAACGCTGGAAGATGGTGAAACAGGCGCACATGCGCGCGCGCAGAAAGTGCATTTTTCACAGCGCGCCTATCCGTTGATGGAAATGCTGCGCGCGGCCAAGGCAGAAGGTGAAAGCATCACCTGGGGCATCTAG
- a CDS encoding MFS transporter, giving the protein MSPITFIEQRIFSSFFQYCTHYLRGDGSAASVNFRRLWFSNGLNCFGAQITSLALPLCAVLLLHATPEQMGLLVALQALPFALFGLPVGVLLDRRSKHPIMLFSESMSGLALASVAVAYWCGVLSMPWLYIVGFIIGTGFVVGGGAEQVFLTFLVGRDGLIDAQSKFAATESASRLIGPGLAGVLVQVLSAPVAILCTACGYLISVFNLRAMSVRDPRPAPSDKHALRDIADGLLFVWREPLLRALAWGAGIWHFLFYASMALTVLFATRDLGMSPGVLGMTQMLGGAGVLLSAFIVKPLTHRYGAGRTILIGLASTSLCFALTPTIPAALFGSAAASAVAYAVLMFFFDCGVMLFFIPYLGLRQKVTPDPMLGRMTSTMRFLTVATAPLGALAAGWVAEHFGVRNGLACIAAGSILLTVAMVWGTPLRSVRT; this is encoded by the coding sequence GTGAGCCCGATCACCTTTATCGAGCAGCGTATTTTTTCCTCCTTCTTTCAGTACTGCACCCACTACCTGCGCGGCGACGGCAGCGCCGCCAGCGTCAATTTCCGCCGCCTATGGTTCAGCAATGGCCTCAATTGCTTCGGCGCCCAGATCACCTCGCTGGCCCTGCCCCTGTGCGCGGTACTCTTGCTGCATGCCACGCCGGAGCAGATGGGTTTGCTGGTCGCCTTGCAGGCGCTGCCGTTTGCGCTCTTCGGCTTGCCCGTCGGCGTGCTGCTGGACCGACGCAGCAAGCACCCGATCATGCTGTTCAGCGAAAGCATGTCGGGCCTGGCCCTGGCCAGCGTGGCCGTCGCCTACTGGTGTGGCGTGCTGTCGATGCCATGGTTATATATAGTGGGATTCATCATCGGCACGGGCTTCGTCGTGGGCGGCGGTGCCGAACAGGTCTTTCTGACTTTCCTGGTAGGCCGCGATGGCTTGATCGATGCGCAGTCGAAATTTGCCGCCACCGAATCGGCTTCGCGCCTGATCGGCCCCGGCCTGGCTGGCGTGCTGGTGCAAGTCTTGTCAGCTCCCGTCGCCATCCTGTGCACGGCTTGCGGTTATCTGATTTCCGTCTTCAATTTGCGTGCCATGAGCGTACGCGATCCGCGTCCCGCACCATCCGACAAACACGCCTTGCGCGACATCGCCGACGGCTTGCTGTTTGTCTGGCGCGAACCGCTGCTGCGCGCACTGGCCTGGGGCGCCGGCATCTGGCACTTCCTGTTCTACGCCAGCATGGCCTTGACGGTGCTGTTCGCCACGCGCGACCTGGGCATGAGTCCTGGGGTGCTGGGCATGACGCAGATGCTGGGCGGCGCCGGCGTCTTGCTCAGCGCCTTCATCGTCAAACCGCTGACGCACCGCTATGGCGCCGGCCGCACCATCCTGATCGGCCTGGCATCGACCTCGCTCTGTTTTGCCCTGACACCAACGATTCCCGCCGCGCTATTTGGCAGCGCGGCCGCCAGCGCCGTCGCTTATGCCGTGCTGATGTTCTTTTTCGACTGCGGCGTGATGCTGTTTTTTATTCCCTACCTGGGCCTGCGCCAGAAGGTCACGCCCGACCCCATGCTGGGCCGCATGACGTCGACCATGCGCTTCCTGACGGTGGCGACGGCGCCGCTGGGCGCCCTGGCAGCCGGCTGGGTAGCGGAGCACTTCGGCGTGCGCAATGGCCTGGCCTGCATCGCGGCAGGCAGCATCCTGTTGACCGTCGCCATGGTATGGGGCACGCCGCTGCGTAGCGTGCGCACCTGA
- a CDS encoding universal stress protein — MFNTILFPTDGSPLSDKAAETALAFAQLNKAKLVAISVVQPFPFSPMADGGIVLDASLYEQQMQEASQRAIDKIGAAAHAVGVPFEGVVAVSPSPHDEIVNAAQTYHCDIILMASHGRKGLNKLFVGSETQKVLAHTHLPVMVLR, encoded by the coding sequence ATGTTTAACACCATCTTATTTCCCACCGACGGCTCGCCGTTGTCCGACAAAGCCGCCGAGACCGCCCTCGCCTTCGCCCAATTGAACAAAGCCAAGCTGGTCGCCATCAGCGTGGTGCAGCCCTTCCCGTTCTCGCCGATGGCCGACGGCGGCATCGTGCTCGACGCCAGCCTGTATGAACAGCAGATGCAGGAAGCCTCGCAACGCGCCATCGACAAGATCGGCGCAGCTGCGCACGCCGTCGGCGTGCCCTTCGAAGGCGTGGTGGCCGTGTCACCGAGCCCGCACGACGAAATCGTCAATGCGGCGCAAACCTACCATTGCGACATCATCCTGATGGCCTCGCATGGCCGCAAGGGCTTGAACAAGCTGTTCGTGGGCAGCGAAACGCAAAAAGTGCTGGCGCATACCCATTTACCCGTCATGGTCTTGCGCTAA
- a CDS encoding murein transglycosylase A, whose amino-acid sequence MPAKPADAKDATDAAAPTFVPAKFAALPGWARDDMRAAWPAFMASCGVLVKRPDWKESCTIARQVNADSDKAIRLFFETFFVPNQVITADGASTGLVTGYYEPLLHGARKRGGPYQTPLYKVPDDLVSVDLAGVYPELKNMRLRGKLVGKKVIPYATRADIERATSVTGKELLWVDDEVEAFFLQVQGSGRVQLTDTQETVRVAYADQNGHPYKSIGRYLVDKGELTLSQASAQGIKAWIAGHPTRKDELFNANPSYVFFKEERLPDPKVGPKGALGVPLTPQRSVAIDSRFLPLGAPVYLATTQANSEIPMQRLVMAQDTGGAIRGPIRVDYFFGFGAEAAENAGRMKQSGAVWVLLPKQPPAR is encoded by the coding sequence GTGCCGGCCAAGCCGGCCGACGCCAAGGATGCCACGGATGCGGCTGCCCCCACCTTCGTGCCCGCCAAGTTTGCCGCCTTGCCAGGCTGGGCCCGCGACGACATGCGCGCCGCCTGGCCAGCGTTCATGGCTTCGTGCGGCGTGCTGGTGAAACGTCCGGACTGGAAAGAATCGTGCACGATTGCGCGCCAGGTGAATGCCGACAGCGACAAGGCCATCCGCCTGTTCTTCGAGACGTTCTTTGTGCCCAATCAAGTCATCACCGCCGATGGCGCCAGTACCGGTTTGGTGACCGGTTATTACGAACCTTTGCTGCATGGCGCGCGCAAGCGCGGCGGTCCATATCAGACACCGCTGTACAAGGTGCCGGACGACCTGGTCTCGGTTGACCTGGCCGGCGTGTATCCGGAATTGAAGAACATGCGCTTGCGCGGCAAGCTGGTCGGCAAGAAGGTGATACCGTACGCGACCCGCGCCGACATCGAGCGCGCCACGTCCGTTACGGGCAAGGAATTACTGTGGGTGGACGACGAAGTCGAGGCGTTCTTCCTGCAAGTGCAGGGTTCCGGGCGCGTGCAGCTGACCGATACGCAGGAAACCGTGCGCGTGGCGTACGCGGATCAAAACGGCCATCCCTATAAATCGATCGGCCGCTACCTGGTCGACAAGGGCGAGCTGACCCTGAGTCAGGCGTCCGCGCAGGGCATCAAGGCGTGGATCGCCGGCCATCCCACGCGCAAGGATGAATTGTTCAACGCCAATCCCAGCTATGTCTTCTTCAAGGAGGAGCGCCTGCCTGATCCGAAAGTGGGGCCGAAAGGTGCGCTGGGCGTGCCGCTGACGCCGCAGCGCTCGGTGGCCATCGATTCGCGCTTCCTGCCGCTCGGTGCGCCCGTGTATCTGGCAACCACGCAAGCCAATAGCGAAATTCCCATGCAGCGCCTGGTGATGGCGCAGGATACGGGCGGCGCCATTCGCGGGCCCATTCGTGTCGATTACTTCTTTGGCTTTGGCGCGGAAGCGGCCGAGAATGCGGGCCGCATGAAGCAGAGCGGCGCCGTGTGGGTGTTGCTGCCGAAGCAGCCGCCGGCGCGCTGA
- the apaG gene encoding Co2+/Mg2+ efflux protein ApaG, whose translation MATYEFTVTVKTQYLPEQSAPDQGRHVFSYTIRVVNTGTAGAQLISRHWVITDANNKVEEVRGLGAVGHQPLLQPGEQFEYTSGTMLGTPQGSMHGEYFCVAEDGHQFEAPIPEFVLSVPRTLH comes from the coding sequence ATGGCGACTTATGAATTTACGGTAACGGTCAAGACGCAGTATCTGCCCGAGCAATCGGCACCGGACCAGGGGCGGCACGTGTTCAGCTACACGATCCGCGTCGTCAACACGGGCACGGCTGGCGCGCAGCTGATTTCGCGCCACTGGGTCATCACGGATGCCAACAACAAGGTGGAAGAGGTGCGCGGCCTGGGCGCCGTTGGCCACCAGCCGTTGCTGCAGCCGGGCGAGCAGTTCGAATACACGAGCGGGACGATGCTGGGCACGCCGCAAGGCTCGATGCACGGCGAATACTTTTGCGTGGCCGAAGATGGTCATCAGTTCGAAGCGCCGATTCCCGAGTTCGTGCTGTCGGTGCCGCGTACCTTGCATTAA
- the rpe gene encoding ribulose-phosphate 3-epimerase: MTTFRIAPSILSADFARLGEEVRNVVTAGADIIHFDVMDNHYVPNLTIGPLVCEAIRPHVQVPIDVHLMVKPVDRIIPDFAKAGANIITFHPEASDHVDRSLQLIRDNGCKSGLVFNPGTPLHYLEHVMDKIDIILIMSVNPGFGGQSFIPQALKKIAEARRMIDESGRDIMLEVDGGIKIDNIAAAAAAGADTFVAGSAIFGKPDYKAVIDAMRAELAKTVGN, encoded by the coding sequence ATGACAACATTCCGTATCGCTCCCAGCATCCTGTCCGCCGACTTTGCCCGCTTGGGCGAGGAAGTGCGCAACGTCGTTACCGCCGGCGCCGACATCATCCACTTCGACGTGATGGATAACCATTATGTGCCGAACCTGACCATCGGCCCGCTGGTGTGCGAAGCGATTCGCCCGCACGTGCAAGTGCCCATCGATGTACATCTGATGGTCAAGCCTGTCGATCGCATTATCCCGGATTTCGCCAAGGCTGGCGCGAACATCATCACCTTTCACCCGGAAGCGTCGGATCACGTGGACCGTTCCTTGCAGCTGATCCGCGATAATGGCTGCAAATCGGGCCTGGTGTTCAACCCGGGCACGCCGCTGCACTACCTGGAACACGTGATGGACAAGATCGACATCATCCTGATCATGTCCGTCAACCCGGGCTTTGGCGGCCAGTCCTTCATTCCGCAAGCACTGAAGAAAATCGCCGAAGCGCGCCGCATGATCGACGAATCGGGCCGTGACATCATGCTGGAAGTCGATGGCGGTATCAAGATCGACAACATCGCCGCCGCCGCTGCCGCCGGCGCCGACACCTTCGTCGCCGGCTCGGCCATCTTCGGCAAGCCGGACTACAAGGCAGTCATCGACGCCATGCGCGCCGAACTGGCCAAAACGGTGGGCAACTGA